The Azotosporobacter soli genome window below encodes:
- a CDS encoding aspartate-semialdehyde dehydrogenase, translating into MKKYNVAIVGATGAVGQEFLELIQERKFPFAELKLLASKRSAGRKIDFMGKTYTVEETTDDSFAGVEIALFAGGSASTVFAPAAVRHGAVVIDNSSAFRMDPQVPLVVPEVNPEALREHKGIIANPNCSTIIMVMALKPLHDRGIIKRVVVSTYQAVSGAGKEGIEELEQQTAATVRKEAVEAKILPSASLDKHYQIAFNLIPQIDVFLESGYTKEEMKMVNETRKILNEKNLAITATTIRVPVYRSHSESVNIEFEKAIEVEEAKKLLAEFPGVVVQDDPAEMEYPMPLFTSGRDEVFVGRIRKDDSIANGLNLWVVGDQIRKGAALNALQIAESMIEQKLL; encoded by the coding sequence ATGAAAAAGTATAATGTAGCGATTGTCGGTGCGACGGGAGCGGTTGGTCAGGAGTTTCTCGAGCTGATCCAAGAGCGAAAATTTCCTTTTGCCGAATTGAAATTGTTGGCGTCCAAACGCTCGGCTGGCCGAAAAATCGATTTTATGGGCAAGACTTACACAGTAGAAGAAACAACCGACGATTCGTTTGCTGGCGTTGAGATCGCACTCTTCGCGGGCGGTTCAGCCAGTACTGTATTTGCACCGGCAGCCGTTCGTCATGGCGCGGTAGTCATCGACAACTCCAGTGCGTTTCGCATGGATCCGCAAGTCCCGTTGGTGGTGCCGGAAGTGAATCCGGAAGCGTTGCGCGAACATAAAGGCATTATTGCCAATCCAAACTGTTCGACGATCATTATGGTCATGGCGCTAAAACCATTGCACGATAGGGGGATTATCAAACGTGTTGTGGTTTCGACTTATCAGGCCGTGTCGGGGGCGGGCAAAGAAGGCATTGAGGAACTTGAGCAGCAAACGGCGGCAACGGTGCGAAAAGAAGCAGTCGAAGCAAAGATATTGCCTAGCGCTAGCCTGGATAAGCACTATCAAATTGCTTTCAATTTGATTCCGCAGATAGACGTTTTTCTCGAAAGTGGCTATACTAAAGAAGAAATGAAAATGGTAAACGAAACGCGTAAGATTTTAAATGAAAAAAATCTGGCCATCACTGCGACTACGATTCGAGTGCCGGTTTATCGCAGCCACTCAGAATCGGTGAATATTGAATTCGAAAAAGCGATCGAAGTGGAGGAAGCAAAGAAATTGCTGGCGGAATTTCCCGGCGTCGTAGTGCAGGATGATCCTGCAGAGATGGAATATCCAATGCCTCTTTTTACGTCCGGACGTGATGAAGTCTTTGTCGGGCGTATCCGCAAAGATGACTCGATTGCCAACGGACTCAATCTCTGGGTAGTCGGTGATCAAATTCGTAAAGGCGCCGCGCTTAATGCATTGCAGATTGCAGAATCGATGATTGAGCAAAAGTTGCTCTAA
- the dapB gene encoding 4-hydroxy-tetrahydrodipicolinate reductase encodes MIKVVVCGALGKMGREVVKAVQQADGLVLAGAVDLNGKGQDIGECAGLGSIGITVDRELETTLKRNAADVVVDFTVPQSVMNNIRTATAHKVYPVVGTTGLSENDLKEIDDLCRAQGIAALIAPNFAIGAILLMQLAEQAVRFFPQVEIIELHHDQKLDAPSGTALHTAEKLAAIRGKLAQGHPDEEEKISGARGADYEGIRLHSVRLPGYVAHEEVIFGGLGQTLTIRHDSISRESFMPGVVLACKSIMQFTGLVHGLDKIMAIRGE; translated from the coding sequence ATGATTAAAGTTGTGGTATGCGGCGCGTTGGGAAAGATGGGTCGTGAAGTGGTTAAAGCCGTTCAACAAGCCGATGGGCTTGTTTTGGCTGGTGCAGTCGACTTAAACGGAAAGGGACAAGACATTGGCGAATGCGCAGGACTTGGCTCAATTGGCATCACGGTTGACCGGGAGTTGGAAACTACGCTGAAACGCAATGCGGCCGATGTTGTCGTCGACTTTACTGTTCCGCAATCGGTGATGAATAATATCCGTACTGCGACAGCGCATAAGGTGTATCCGGTCGTCGGTACGACGGGATTGAGCGAAAACGACTTGAAGGAAATCGACGACTTGTGTCGTGCACAGGGGATAGCGGCTTTGATTGCACCGAACTTTGCCATCGGAGCCATTTTGCTGATGCAACTGGCCGAACAGGCGGTGCGTTTTTTTCCGCAGGTTGAAATCATCGAATTGCATCACGATCAAAAATTGGATGCGCCTTCGGGCACGGCGTTGCATACGGCTGAAAAACTGGCTGCTATCCGAGGTAAGTTGGCGCAGGGGCATCCCGATGAAGAGGAAAAGATTTCCGGTGCGCGCGGCGCTGATTATGAAGGAATACGGCTGCATAGCGTGCGTTTGCCTGGGTATGTCGCGCACGAAGAAGTTATCTTCGGTGGACTCGGACAAACGTTGACGATACGGCATGACTCAATTTCACGCGAATCATTTATGCCGGGCGTCGTTCTTGCTTGCAAAAGCATCATGCAATTTACAGGACTTGTCCATGGTTTAGATAAAATAATGGCGATAAGGGGCGAATAA
- the dut gene encoding dUTP diphosphatase, which yields MNLRGFKFIGAYQDQGLKLPKRKTMRSAGYDFSAAKTVELLPGKVTLVPTGIKAYMQNDEYLGIHIRSGLALRHMLSLINGQGIIDCDYYDNPDNEGHIMIAIVNHGTEAVTIEAGTRIAQGVFYKYLCVDQEEESGTQRIGGFGSTGE from the coding sequence ATGAATTTACGGGGTTTTAAATTTATCGGCGCATACCAAGACCAAGGTCTTAAATTGCCGAAACGTAAGACGATGCGTAGTGCCGGCTACGATTTTTCCGCTGCAAAAACGGTAGAGTTGTTGCCGGGAAAAGTCACGCTCGTACCCACTGGAATCAAAGCTTATATGCAAAACGATGAATACCTTGGCATTCATATCCGTTCGGGTCTGGCTTTACGGCATATGTTGAGCTTAATCAACGGACAGGGCATCATCGACTGTGATTATTATGACAACCCGGATAATGAAGGGCATATCATGATTGCGATTGTTAACCATGGCACCGAGGCGGTTACGATTGAGGCGGGGACGAGAATTGCACAGGGCGTTTTTTATAAATATCTCTGTGTAGATCAGGAAGAGGAATCAGGAACGCAACGAATCGGCGGTTTTGGCAGTACCGGAGAATAA